Proteins from a single region of Pseudomonadota bacterium:
- a CDS encoding calcium-binding protein, translating to MTNVTFSIDPPFTIEDEATAVFFRFSLDQAPAPGSFVSLYLYSTPNQNGTLNDRVTGQNSELSQFDLPAFLFNPEFQGVQNLFTYNYDVSPGFDFSIIEIRVTEQEGWIKLIGFNDFVDDGPREVYWNLIDNPNDSQTNTVVNSSILFTEYDTRSELPVGPTTGDDTLDGTPGNDTISALAGNDVVNGDAGNDTLSGDDGNDTLNGEADNDILNGGLGTDTLNGGDGADTLNGGSGNDTLNGNVGNDTINGEGGNDTLRGQNGTDELNGGDGNDTLEGGAGTDTLNGGDGEDTLNGGGGPDTLNGGDDNDLLLGSAGNDTLNGDDGDDRLFGGADFDALNGGLGNDLLNGGTSNDVLDGGGGDDTLIGGDGNDNLSGGGGIDDLSGGAGN from the coding sequence ATGACCAACGTTACGTTCTCGATCGACCCGCCCTTCACCATCGAGGATGAAGCGACGGCGGTTTTCTTTCGCTTCTCGCTGGACCAAGCCCCGGCTCCGGGTAGTTTTGTTTCATTGTATTTGTACTCGACGCCGAACCAGAACGGGACCCTGAACGATCGCGTAACGGGTCAAAACTCCGAATTGAGCCAGTTCGACCTTCCGGCCTTCCTATTCAATCCCGAGTTCCAGGGGGTGCAGAACCTCTTCACCTACAACTACGATGTGTCACCTGGGTTCGATTTTTCCATTATCGAGATCCGCGTGACGGAGCAGGAAGGCTGGATCAAGCTGATCGGCTTCAATGACTTTGTCGATGACGGGCCTCGTGAAGTCTATTGGAACCTCATCGACAACCCGAACGACTCGCAAACAAACACCGTCGTGAACTCCTCAATTTTGTTCACGGAGTACGACACGCGCTCCGAACTGCCGGTCGGCCCGACCACAGGTGATGACACCTTAGACGGCACACCAGGGAACGATACCATTTCGGCGCTAGCCGGTAACGATGTCGTCAATGGTGATGCTGGAAACGATACGTTGAGCGGAGACGACGGCAACGACACGCTCAACGGTGAAGCTGATAACGACATCCTCAATGGCGGCCTCGGAACGGATACGCTAAACGGCGGCGATGGCGCCGACACGCTGAACGGTGGTTCTGGCAACGACACGCTGAATGGCAATGTCGGCAATGACACCATCAACGGTGAGGGCGGCAACGACACGCTGCGCGGTCAGAACGGGACCGATGAGCTGAACGGTGGGGACGGCAACGACACGCTCGAAGGCGGCGCGGGAACGGATACGCTGAACGGCGGTGATGGCGAAGATACGCTCAATGGCGGCGGCGGCCCTGATACGCTCAATGGTGGTGACGACAATGATCTGCTGCTGGGCAGCGCGGGCAACGACACGCTGAACGGTGATGATGGCGATGACCGGCTGTTCGGGGGTGCGGACTTCGACGCCCTCAATGGTGGGCTCGGCAATGACCTGCTGAACGGCGGTACCTCCAACGATGTCCTTGATGGCGGTGGCGGGGATGACACGCTGATCGGCGGCGATGGTAATGACAATCTTAGCGGCGGCGGGGGTATCGATGATCTGTCCGGCGGCGCGGGCAAT
- a CDS encoding glycosyltransferase, whose protein sequence is MSQALTDVIGRNIVGPVVHQWLLGLDQYFSYFGDQRTSFLYCARAGVRINRLYELYLKGLDREVPPSHHLFWASRISLCKGTYTRQPERASQIIAHEYFHQPLRDVVAGLMRNADERLSVNLEALTDRDLDAHGQNFPGWLKSEHRLVEPTRSYLEDCSKQFDAHLQTWTDNSDRIVLVDSGWRGTMQSLLTHAYPDTEWAGLYVGRILTPGFDPAIADKVIGILFQAESVDLLRPETSIVAHRHLFETMLEPNGPSIEDIPGGSEDAIVRQQIEQNLADPLDPEADRVYARVLDYIKDNAGLGPAEIVANYQKALPELARILLRPSREEAFALACKDRSADFGKSLLVPVLITDPDPSNPAHANADLRVAHALWSQGQTALEFSGLIRTERQDRITSASDLSTYFDPIAEGGESDRAERPDESELPPSVAIITRTKNRPLLLKRAATSVAGQTFSDYSWVVVNDGGDEEAAKTTVLSGCVDLRRITFVSNVKSLGMEAASNVGIRAVNSKYVLIHDDDDSLHPDFLKRAVEFLDSEAGARYGGVVTGSIYVSEEIVGDTVVEHERSPYKGWLRNIHLSEMLAENTFPPIAFLYRRSVYDEIGGYDEEFPVLGDWVFNLEFLLKADIKVIPDPLAYYHHRDRGDSSKDTVYSNSVIGGQTKHEEFSSVARNKFMRRHAESNAIAAGAIMAYFGHDLRASVRNLAEGLNKPQPVPVAPVSAAPVAPAPNEDATREIDRLWLLNHLSGFRAAWNRPKLHPSKSNASETQMASLSRVLQKHHRKVTLGVHPTFDEEAYLVSNADVREAVYSGKFSSGYVHFLAYGVLEGRPRPTKQS, encoded by the coding sequence ATGTCTCAAGCTCTGACCGATGTCATCGGTCGAAACATTGTCGGCCCAGTCGTCCACCAATGGTTGCTTGGGCTTGACCAGTATTTCAGCTATTTCGGCGACCAGCGAACGTCTTTTCTTTATTGCGCGCGCGCCGGTGTGCGCATCAACCGGCTCTATGAGCTTTATCTCAAGGGGTTAGATCGGGAGGTTCCTCCATCCCATCATCTCTTTTGGGCGTCGCGGATCTCCTTGTGCAAGGGCACCTACACCCGACAGCCCGAACGGGCCTCGCAGATCATCGCGCACGAATACTTCCATCAGCCCCTTCGAGATGTGGTCGCAGGGCTGATGAGGAACGCGGATGAGCGACTTTCCGTAAACCTTGAAGCCCTGACTGACCGCGATTTGGATGCGCATGGCCAGAACTTCCCCGGTTGGCTCAAGAGCGAGCATCGTCTGGTCGAACCGACGCGGAGCTACCTCGAAGATTGCAGCAAGCAGTTCGACGCCCATCTGCAAACTTGGACCGACAATAGCGACCGCATCGTGCTGGTCGATAGCGGCTGGCGCGGAACAATGCAGTCGCTCCTGACGCATGCCTACCCGGACACGGAGTGGGCCGGCCTCTATGTGGGGCGGATCCTAACCCCTGGTTTTGATCCAGCGATCGCCGACAAGGTAATCGGCATTCTGTTTCAGGCCGAAAGCGTTGATCTGCTTCGGCCCGAGACATCTATCGTTGCCCACAGACATCTGTTTGAGACCATGCTCGAGCCGAACGGGCCCTCAATTGAGGATATTCCGGGCGGATCAGAAGATGCCATCGTTCGCCAGCAAATCGAGCAGAACCTGGCCGACCCGCTCGATCCTGAAGCTGACAGAGTTTATGCCCGTGTTCTGGACTACATAAAGGACAACGCCGGCCTCGGCCCTGCAGAGATCGTCGCGAATTACCAGAAGGCGTTACCTGAGCTTGCTCGCATTCTGCTGCGACCATCCCGAGAGGAAGCGTTCGCGCTTGCTTGCAAGGATCGGTCGGCGGATTTTGGAAAGTCTCTTCTTGTTCCGGTCTTGATCACGGACCCGGACCCATCCAACCCAGCCCATGCAAACGCAGACCTGCGCGTCGCGCACGCTTTGTGGTCACAGGGGCAAACGGCGCTAGAGTTTTCCGGCCTGATTAGAACCGAGCGCCAGGATCGGATCACCAGCGCCTCCGATCTTTCCACCTATTTCGACCCCATCGCTGAAGGTGGCGAAAGTGATAGGGCTGAGCGACCCGATGAGAGCGAACTCCCACCTTCGGTCGCCATTATCACCCGCACCAAGAACCGTCCGCTTCTATTGAAGCGCGCTGCCACAAGTGTCGCTGGGCAGACCTTCTCCGATTATAGCTGGGTGGTGGTGAACGATGGTGGTGACGAGGAGGCAGCAAAAACAACCGTGCTGAGTGGTTGCGTCGACTTGAGGCGCATAACGTTTGTGTCAAACGTCAAAAGTCTGGGGATGGAAGCCGCATCCAACGTCGGCATCCGAGCTGTGAACAGCAAATATGTGCTCATTCACGATGACGACGACAGTCTTCATCCTGATTTCCTGAAACGCGCGGTCGAATTTTTGGATAGCGAGGCCGGTGCCCGTTATGGTGGCGTCGTTACCGGATCCATTTACGTGTCCGAGGAAATCGTCGGCGACACTGTCGTTGAGCATGAGAGATCACCCTACAAGGGCTGGCTGCGCAACATTCATCTGTCGGAGATGTTGGCGGAGAACACATTCCCGCCGATCGCCTTCCTCTACAGACGCTCGGTTTATGACGAAATCGGCGGGTATGATGAAGAGTTCCCGGTCTTGGGCGATTGGGTTTTCAATCTCGAATTTCTTCTCAAGGCTGACATCAAAGTCATCCCCGACCCGCTGGCCTATTATCACCATCGTGATCGCGGAGACAGTTCGAAGGACACCGTCTATTCCAATTCTGTCATAGGTGGACAAACGAAACACGAGGAGTTTTCCTCGGTGGCGCGAAACAAATTCATGCGCCGACATGCTGAATCGAACGCAATCGCGGCTGGCGCGATTATGGCGTACTTCGGGCATGACCTTCGAGCGAGCGTTCGCAACCTTGCAGAAGGGCTGAATAAACCACAGCCGGTCCCCGTCGCCCCTGTTTCTGCGGCCCCGGTTGCTCCTGCGCCGAACGAAGACGCGACACGCGAAATTGATCGCTTGTGGTTGTTGAACCATCTTTCGGGTTTCAGGGCTGCTTGGAACCGACCCAAACTGCATCCGAGCAAATCGAACGCCAGCGAAACGCAAATGGCGTCTTTATCGAGGGTTCTACAGAAGCATCATCGCAAGGTTACGCTCGGCGTTCACCCAACCTTTGATGAAGAAGCCTATTTGGTAAGCAATGCGGATGTCCGAGAGGCGGTTTACTCCGGAAAGTTCTCTTCAGGATATGTGCACTTCCTTGCCTATGGCGTCTTGGAGGGGCGGCCCAGGCCGACGAAACAATCCTGA
- a CDS encoding HAD family hydrolase produces MKFSSVAKFGRFENRLTEGSADRLAMYRDPQFADEIGEHVDQLVAHRQILSLDVFDTLLLRDNSSELSRFIEIGRRIAKHTATVTGREVNDIDGFVARELGTKATYRASRLVNGCREGSLTEIHQTASGVLSGSHAYADAFVEIELTYESETVTLNPFWIDVIERHRENGGRVLLLTDMYMHASQVAQLLERAGLERQDYDFLISSADEKLSKASGQIFSFAEDSLSLMSDDFVHFGDSLRGDFVQPRRSGWTAMHLPISHAAIAARKDDHMKSLSRVVSEFGFTPSVACPQ; encoded by the coding sequence ATGAAATTTTCCTCTGTCGCAAAATTTGGAAGATTCGAAAATCGGTTGACCGAAGGGTCCGCTGATCGCCTGGCAATGTATCGCGATCCACAATTCGCCGACGAGATCGGCGAGCATGTTGATCAACTTGTCGCGCATCGACAGATTTTATCCTTAGACGTCTTTGATACTTTATTATTGAGAGATAATTCATCGGAACTAAGCCGATTTATTGAAATTGGGAGGCGAATTGCAAAACATACAGCAACAGTTACCGGTCGTGAGGTTAACGACATCGATGGGTTCGTTGCCCGTGAATTGGGCACGAAAGCAACCTACCGGGCGTCGAGGCTTGTGAACGGTTGCCGCGAAGGCTCATTGACGGAGATTCATCAGACCGCTAGCGGGGTGCTGAGCGGTTCTCATGCCTACGCAGATGCATTTGTTGAGATCGAACTCACTTACGAAAGTGAGACCGTCACCCTAAACCCATTTTGGATAGATGTGATTGAGCGGCATCGCGAGAACGGCGGCAGGGTGCTTTTGCTGACGGACATGTATATGCATGCGAGCCAAGTTGCGCAGCTACTTGAGCGGGCCGGTCTCGAGCGGCAGGACTACGATTTTTTGATATCGAGCGCCGATGAAAAACTATCGAAAGCCTCTGGCCAAATATTTAGCTTTGCCGAAGATAGCTTGTCGCTCATGAGCGATGACTTTGTCCACTTTGGCGATAGCCTGCGCGGCGACTTCGTGCAGCCTCGACGATCAGGTTGGACCGCGATGCACCTACCAATATCACATGCGGCGATCGCGGCCCGGAAAGATGATCATATGAAAAGTTTGAGCCGTGTCGTATCCGAGTTTGGTTTCACCCCATCCGTTGCCTGTCCACAGTGA
- a CDS encoding class I SAM-dependent methyltransferase — protein sequence MTNMFRELATRFDLEHSSNIVDIGCGSGRLAYPFAHFLKDGRYFGCDVWEDGIRWCTDNIAAGHDNVTFHTIPSKNNYYFDDRDDAVQNEYTLPFLPDADIDLAFAISVFTHLVREDSLAYMHELKRMLKPDGCAFITAFIIDHHFFKYVKDTGAHRAVKEAEPGCFYAYSGQDFFGGYSYKVWREMIEQAGLQIVSYEVGKWAAKPGARNYQDTFVLVHEPS from the coding sequence ATGACCAACATGTTCCGTGAGTTGGCCACCCGGTTCGACTTGGAGCATTCGTCCAACATCGTCGATATTGGCTGCGGTTCAGGCCGCCTTGCCTATCCGTTTGCGCACTTCCTCAAAGACGGGCGCTATTTCGGATGCGATGTTTGGGAAGACGGCATTCGGTGGTGCACGGACAACATCGCAGCTGGCCACGACAATGTTACCTTCCACACCATACCGTCCAAAAATAACTATTACTTCGACGACCGTGATGACGCGGTGCAGAACGAATACACCCTACCCTTCCTTCCGGACGCGGATATCGATTTGGCGTTTGCCATATCTGTCTTCACGCACCTTGTTAGGGAAGACAGCCTCGCCTACATGCATGAACTGAAGCGGATGCTGAAGCCGGACGGATGCGCGTTCATCACCGCCTTCATCATCGATCACCATTTCTTCAAATATGTCAAAGATACCGGTGCGCACCGCGCCGTAAAGGAAGCCGAGCCCGGGTGCTTCTATGCCTACAGTGGGCAAGACTTTTTTGGCGGGTACTCGTACAAGGTTTGGCGAGAAATGATCGAGCAAGCGGGGCTTCAGATCGTTTCTTACGAGGTTGGCAAATGGGCGGCCAAACCAGGCGCGCGAAACTATCAGGACACCTTCGTCCTCGTGCACGAGCCGAGCTAG
- a CDS encoding sulfotransferase → MHAYPDFLIVGMMKAATTTIYEHLSKHPRVTPAKFKELHYFSRDFVALPPEGSWSYEYHELLNYDPNDASALTGEASPSYIAVPERIFAFNPNCKIIIIFREPVSRCISQFRQYKDHKLKHGSISDEILNTADLSTINFIHDSDYSARFKRFLETFPTDNILTLSFEAFVSDQQPAMDRVFQFLGLEPVIIDSDVVTSKTKPADDEHLVRKRLSEHFADKRGAVSSLIERYKPHLYPNEIEAFHEY, encoded by the coding sequence ATGCACGCATATCCCGACTTCCTCATCGTCGGCATGATGAAAGCCGCGACGACAACTATCTACGAGCATTTGTCAAAACACCCCCGGGTGACGCCGGCGAAGTTTAAGGAGCTCCATTATTTCAGTCGGGATTTTGTGGCCCTGCCGCCCGAGGGCTCATGGTCGTACGAGTACCACGAACTGCTCAATTATGACCCAAATGACGCCTCGGCGCTGACCGGCGAAGCGTCGCCGTCATACATAGCTGTGCCTGAGCGTATCTTCGCTTTCAATCCGAACTGCAAAATCATCATCATATTTCGAGAACCAGTTTCTCGCTGTATCTCTCAATTTCGGCAATACAAAGACCATAAACTAAAACACGGTAGCATTTCCGACGAGATCCTGAACACTGCCGACCTTTCTACGATCAATTTTATACATGACAGTGATTACAGCGCGAGATTCAAAAGGTTTCTGGAGACTTTTCCAACTGATAATATACTTACCTTATCTTTTGAAGCATTCGTGTCCGATCAGCAGCCGGCAATGGACCGTGTGTTCCAGTTCCTTGGTCTGGAGCCAGTAATCATCGACAGTGATGTTGTGACATCGAAAACAAAGCCTGCGGACGATGAACATTTGGTGCGCAAGCGACTTTCCGAGCATTTTGCTGATAAGCGAGGCGCCGTGAGCTCACTGATCGAACGCTACAAGCCTCACCTGTACCCAAATGAAATTGAGGCTTTCCACGAATATTGA
- a CDS encoding FkbM family methyltransferase, whose protein sequence is MKNPKSSLFSERWLANQAFYGRDLLMHEPENLMAKLHKQERQFLSSFFWHYLRTDREEPIESDLDEMLAFFSFAFLQRRRSHAQILQDLWILYKTSEKHGGYFVEFGACDGHALSNTLLLEKGYGWTGLLAEPNPTWHAALDANRTAAISKKCVHHVTGERIEFSCSTIPELSRIADLVPNDIHERNGNRQEAERVEVETVTLHDLLLEVDAPNRIDYLSVDTEGSELEILSAFDFSSFRFDFMTIEHSGEEKRRQELYDLLTGHGYQRWLPEVSLWDDWYIHEDALKA, encoded by the coding sequence ATGAAGAACCCGAAAAGCTCTTTATTCTCCGAGCGTTGGCTCGCAAATCAGGCTTTTTATGGCCGCGATTTGCTGATGCACGAACCTGAAAACTTGATGGCGAAGCTCCACAAACAGGAGCGGCAATTCCTCTCGAGTTTCTTTTGGCATTATTTGCGCACTGATCGGGAAGAGCCAATAGAAAGCGATCTGGACGAGATGTTGGCTTTCTTCTCATTTGCGTTCTTGCAACGACGGCGCTCCCATGCCCAAATACTGCAAGATCTTTGGATACTCTACAAGACGTCGGAAAAACATGGCGGATACTTTGTAGAGTTTGGTGCTTGCGATGGACACGCTCTAAGTAACACCCTCCTGCTTGAGAAGGGCTATGGGTGGACTGGCTTGCTTGCTGAACCGAACCCCACCTGGCACGCGGCCCTGGACGCAAACCGAACGGCGGCCATCTCGAAGAAGTGTGTTCACCATGTCACCGGAGAGCGAATTGAGTTCTCATGCTCCACAATCCCCGAGCTTTCGCGCATTGCGGACCTGGTGCCGAATGACATCCATGAGCGGAATGGCAATCGACAAGAAGCCGAGCGTGTAGAGGTTGAGACCGTCACTCTGCACGACCTTTTGCTCGAAGTTGATGCGCCAAATCGGATCGATTACCTGTCGGTGGACACTGAGGGCAGCGAGCTGGAGATACTGTCCGCCTTTGATTTCAGTTCCTTCCGCTTTGATTTTATGACGATAGAGCACTCCGGTGAGGAGAAGCGGCGACAGGAACTCTATGACCTGCTGACCGGTCACGGGTACCAGCGCTGGCTACCAGAAGTGTCGCTATGGGATGACTGGTATATCCATGAAGATGCCTTGAAGGCTTAA
- a CDS encoding calcium-binding protein, giving the protein MAHKFFEWLPSFQVNLTDSAESGGNDQTDSQIIALPNGVIGVTWNNNAFGPSAPNSNEPQAITRVFSPLDGDVGFSERVSSIEFDEDYWVTSDGQLIGIGIQEGTSDSVSQPDGVFSSNSFGLSGLFRQQATTNASGGPDGIVDPGLTNPNTAGIVINGDLFRVNAFETVFGSGNGDLIARFQNPFTGNFSRVTIWDNGTSNGNGLAGTDVIALGDDRFVFAVGDKDPGADDVAFSIWVVDQNSSTGYTRIVQDDTVAASSDEIADVGIAPLDDDKFIITYTSGAGGTNTGVRARVYDKDGNALTGRLVPADLFSGNQIMPAAVDLGDGGWLFVWVDEPTVSLRGQAYRFDGTDYVKDGDAFVIEDLANLSFLDVRDPSLALLEDGRVAISWTRVESGDADIRMAIWDGRDGPNLPSAGSSGVQVGTPGTDQMQLTAFTVESYGHTSNDVFIVDQNTNPLVEIIDGGNSTGDQLIVVSRAAPSLENVDIRSIELFGFDDTPSTAFFGLTLAANQFGIGKIAPDATVAFNDDVDRPEVITIRVGNGSSFDGSALQPVSPGTTEFGRFFITGDEGDNTIIGTLWTDLIVGNAGADTLEGGAGDDILTGGAGGDRLDGGDGQDTVAYGGLIGLTVDLQNLNRNTGEAAGDTYVSIENINGSSGEDDLSGDSGNNVINAGERNDQLDGRGGNDMLIGGEGNDVLSGGTGNDRIYGNEDFDTLTGGSGNDLLDGGRSNDVLDGGGGNDTLIGGDGNDNLSGGGGVDLLSGNGGNDVMAGGADNDTLNGGGGNDRMFGGAGDDISRGQSGTDFISSGAGNDRLEGGAEDDFLFGGFGVDTLLGEGGDDVLQAGASNDFLFGGSGDDRLEGRENNDLLNGGAGNDILIGGPGADTFVFAHAFGNDTVTDFQDNIDQLDFTAFNLATVTGALSFAADVEGDVVFTFGPNTFTIENITQVQLIDDLLV; this is encoded by the coding sequence GTGGCGCATAAATTCTTCGAATGGCTACCGAGCTTTCAGGTCAACCTGACCGATAGCGCGGAGAGCGGCGGTAATGATCAGACCGATTCGCAGATCATAGCTCTGCCAAATGGCGTGATTGGGGTTACTTGGAACAACAACGCTTTTGGGCCAAGCGCGCCCAATTCGAATGAGCCACAGGCGATCACGCGTGTCTTTTCGCCGCTGGACGGCGATGTCGGGTTTTCGGAACGCGTCAGCAGTATCGAGTTCGATGAAGACTATTGGGTGACATCTGATGGCCAGCTGATTGGTATCGGGATCCAGGAAGGCACCTCCGACAGCGTCTCACAACCAGACGGCGTTTTCTCGTCCAACAGCTTCGGTCTATCAGGTCTTTTCCGCCAGCAGGCAACTACGAACGCCTCCGGGGGGCCCGATGGCATTGTTGACCCCGGGTTGACCAACCCCAATACGGCGGGGATCGTCATCAATGGCGACCTGTTCCGGGTCAATGCGTTCGAGACCGTGTTTGGCAGCGGCAATGGCGATCTCATTGCGCGCTTTCAGAACCCGTTTACCGGCAATTTCTCCCGCGTCACGATTTGGGACAATGGCACCAGCAATGGCAATGGGCTCGCCGGCACCGACGTTATCGCCTTGGGTGATGATCGGTTTGTATTCGCCGTCGGCGACAAGGACCCTGGCGCCGATGACGTAGCTTTCTCGATCTGGGTCGTCGATCAGAACTCCTCGACCGGATACACGCGCATCGTTCAGGATGACACTGTTGCCGCATCAAGCGATGAGATCGCTGATGTCGGGATCGCGCCGCTGGACGATGACAAGTTCATTATCACCTATACCTCCGGCGCTGGCGGGACGAACACTGGCGTGCGCGCACGGGTTTACGACAAGGATGGCAACGCGCTGACCGGTCGGCTGGTGCCGGCCGATCTGTTTTCCGGTAATCAGATCATGCCCGCCGCGGTCGATCTTGGCGATGGCGGGTGGTTGTTCGTCTGGGTCGACGAGCCGACGGTATCCTTGCGGGGGCAAGCCTACCGTTTTGACGGCACGGACTATGTCAAGGACGGCGATGCCTTCGTCATCGAAGACCTCGCCAATCTGTCTTTTCTTGACGTCCGCGACCCAAGCCTGGCTCTGCTCGAAGACGGCCGGGTTGCCATCTCATGGACCCGCGTCGAAAGCGGCGACGCCGACATCCGCATGGCGATTTGGGATGGGCGGGACGGGCCCAATCTACCGTCGGCGGGCAGCTCCGGCGTTCAGGTTGGTACCCCGGGCACCGATCAGATGCAGCTGACCGCCTTCACGGTGGAAAGCTACGGGCACACGAGCAACGATGTCTTTATCGTCGACCAAAACACCAACCCTCTGGTTGAGATCATCGATGGGGGCAATAGCACCGGCGATCAGTTGATCGTTGTCAGCCGCGCTGCGCCGAGCCTCGAAAACGTCGACATCCGTTCCATCGAACTGTTCGGCTTTGATGATACGCCCTCGACGGCCTTTTTCGGCCTGACGCTTGCAGCCAACCAGTTCGGAATCGGGAAGATTGCGCCAGACGCGACAGTCGCATTTAACGATGACGTTGATCGGCCGGAAGTCATCACCATTCGGGTGGGCAACGGTTCCAGTTTCGATGGCAGCGCGCTTCAGCCCGTATCGCCCGGGACGACCGAATTCGGGCGCTTTTTCATTACAGGCGATGAGGGCGACAACACCATTATCGGCACGCTTTGGACCGATCTCATCGTCGGCAACGCTGGTGCCGATACGCTAGAGGGCGGAGCTGGCGACGACATCCTGACCGGTGGCGCGGGTGGCGACCGGCTCGACGGCGGCGATGGGCAAGATACCGTCGCCTACGGCGGCTTGATCGGCTTGACGGTGGATTTGCAGAACCTAAACCGGAACACGGGTGAGGCGGCTGGCGATACCTATGTCTCGATTGAGAATATCAATGGCAGCAGCGGCGAAGATGATCTGTCTGGCGACAGCGGGAACAATGTCATCAATGCCGGCGAGCGCAACGATCAGCTGGACGGCCGGGGCGGCAACGACATGCTCATCGGCGGCGAAGGAAATGATGTTCTCAGCGGCGGAACCGGCAATGATCGCATCTACGGAAACGAAGACTTCGACACGCTCACCGGTGGGTCGGGCAATGATCTGCTTGACGGTGGCCGTTCCAACGATGTGCTCGATGGCGGCGGGGGCAACGACACGCTCATCGGCGGTGATGGCAACGACAATCTCAGCGGTGGTGGGGGTGTCGACCTTCTTTCGGGTAATGGTGGTAACGATGTCATGGCGGGCGGTGCCGACAATGACACGTTGAATGGTGGTGGCGGCAATGACCGTATGTTCGGCGGTGCGGGCGATGATATATCCCGCGGGCAGTCGGGCACCGATTTTATCTCCTCAGGCGCAGGCAATGATCGCCTGGAGGGCGGAGCGGAAGACGATTTTCTGTTCGGCGGGTTTGGGGTTGATACGCTGCTTGGCGAAGGGGGCGATGATGTCCTGCAGGCGGGCGCAAGCAATGATTTTCTGTTCGGCGGCTCAGGTGACGACAGGCTGGAAGGCCGAGAAAACAATGACCTGCTGAACGGCGGTGCGGGCAATGACATACTGATTGGCGGACCTGGCGCAGATACATTCGTGTTCGCGCATGCCTTTGGCAACGACACGGTCACGGACTTTCAGGACAATATCGATCAGCTGGATTTCACTGCGTTCAATCTCGCCACGGTGACCGGTGCCTTGTCCTTCGCGGCTGATGTCGAAGGCGATGTGGTATTCACTTTCGGGCCCAACACCTTCACGATCGAAAACATCACCCAAGTCCAGCTGATCGATGATCTTTTGGTTTGA